A single window of Leptospira wolffii serovar Khorat str. Khorat-H2 DNA harbors:
- a CDS encoding Crp/Fnr family transcriptional regulator gives MDLMLESMFSKFGKTYEPNQIIFCENEPGNDFYLIQAGKVKITKTVGNSIKTLDILEQGDIFGEMAILEEQPRSATAIAISEVKVLNFNRANFELLMTKNPTLALKILTIFSVRIYDAKRRLLILLLDDIIGKVADVFLMLYEKMHTHTEFKEVVLNVTVEDVADWCAQPVGEVQKVVNQFAKSGKIEIYSDKIVIHNINDFQRIVSQKRKPA, from the coding sequence ATGGATTTAATGTTAGAGTCCATGTTCTCCAAGTTCGGTAAGACTTACGAACCGAACCAGATCATATTTTGCGAGAACGAACCCGGAAACGATTTCTATCTGATCCAAGCGGGCAAGGTGAAAATCACCAAGACCGTGGGAAATTCCATCAAGACATTGGATATACTGGAACAGGGAGATATCTTCGGAGAGATGGCGATCTTAGAAGAGCAGCCTAGAAGCGCGACAGCCATCGCGATTTCCGAAGTGAAGGTATTGAATTTCAACCGGGCGAATTTCGAACTATTGATGACCAAGAATCCCACTCTTGCGCTAAAGATCCTCACCATATTCTCCGTGCGTATTTACGATGCCAAGAGAAGATTGCTGATCCTTCTTCTGGACGATATCATAGGAAAAGTAGCCGACGTATTTCTCATGCTTTACGAGAAAATGCACACTCATACGGAATTCAAAGAAGTGGTTCTGAATGTGACCGTAGAGGATGTGGCCGACTGGTGCGCCCAACCTGTGGGAGAAGTCCAGAAAGTGGTGAACCAATTCGCAAAAAGCGGTAAAATCGAGATATACTCCGATAAAATCGTTATTCACAATATTAACGACTTCCAGAGAATAGTCTCCCAGAAGCGCAAACCGGCTTAA
- a CDS encoding DUF433 domain-containing protein produces the protein MFPRLLDRITFNPQIFGGKPIIRGRRLAVEHILGMLAAGDNTTTILEGYSWLEPEDIQACLVYAYRMIGHERIENIPNETTQVA, from the coding sequence ATGTTTCCTCGGTTGCTAGATAGAATTACGTTTAACCCTCAAATATTCGGAGGTAAGCCGATTATTCGAGGCCGTCGCCTTGCTGTTGAGCATATCCTTGGGATGCTTGCTGCAGGAGATAATACTACAACAATCTTAGAAGGCTATTCATGGTTGGAGCCTGAAGATATCCAAGCCTGTCTTGTTTACGCTTATCGCATGATTGGACATGAGAGAATTGAAAATATACCGAACGAGACTACTCAGGTCGCGTGA
- the fusA gene encoding elongation factor G, which produces MSTAVADFKPSEKLLKTRNIGISAHIDSGKTTLTERILFYTNRIHAIHEVRGKDGVGAKMDSMELERERGITIQSAATYCQWKGHTINIIDTPGHVDFTVEVERSLRVLDSAILVLCGVAGVQSQSITVDRQMRRYNVPRVAFINKLDRTGANPFRVIDQLREKLKHNAVPVQIPIGLENDLQGIVDLVTMKAVYFEGKDGMEITEKEIPAELQELAQKKREELLDAASMFSDELTEAMLEGEPTVEQIKTAIRNGAIALKLTPVFMGSAFKNKGVQKLLDGVLDYLASPVDVVNSALDIKNESEKIVLPSDKDKPLVCLAFKLEDGRYGQLTYVRIYQGRIQKGMTIYNMSTNKKHNVGRLCRMHSDEMEDIDSAEAGDIIALFGIDCASGDTFTDGKMNVSMESMFVPAPVISLTIEAKESKHLNNLAKALNRFTKEDPTFQTHVDQESGQTIIKGMGELHLEVYIERMRREYGVELITGAPQVAYRETITNRADFDYTHKKQTGGQGQFGRVAGFIEPIPLEEGKDYEFVNSVVGGAIPREYISSVDKGFKSCLERGSMIGFPIIGVKLTINDGSYHDVDSSDMAFQIAGRYAFRQGFSKASPQILEPIMRVEVDGPAEFQGAILASLNQRRGMILNTTEQDGYCKVEAEVPLADMFGYSTVIRSSTQGKAEFSMEFSRYAPVPRNVAEELMKKYKPNTKDED; this is translated from the coding sequence ATGAGCACTGCAGTTGCGGATTTCAAACCCAGCGAGAAACTCCTGAAAACCAGGAATATAGGTATTTCCGCCCATATCGACTCGGGAAAAACCACTCTTACCGAAAGGATTCTATTCTATACGAACCGTATCCATGCCATCCACGAAGTTCGTGGAAAAGACGGAGTGGGTGCGAAAATGGACAGTATGGAATTAGAGCGGGAAAGAGGGATTACGATCCAATCCGCCGCTACCTACTGCCAGTGGAAAGGGCATACCATCAATATTATCGATACTCCGGGCCACGTGGATTTTACCGTGGAAGTGGAGCGCTCTCTGCGGGTTCTCGACTCCGCAATCCTCGTGCTTTGCGGGGTTGCAGGTGTGCAGTCCCAGTCCATCACAGTGGACAGACAGATGCGTCGTTACAACGTTCCTCGCGTTGCATTCATCAATAAACTGGACCGTACCGGTGCGAATCCGTTCCGAGTCATCGATCAGCTTCGTGAAAAACTGAAACACAACGCTGTTCCGGTCCAAATTCCTATCGGTCTGGAAAACGATCTGCAAGGAATCGTGGATCTGGTGACCATGAAAGCCGTTTATTTCGAAGGAAAAGACGGAATGGAAATCACCGAGAAGGAGATTCCCGCCGAACTTCAAGAGCTCGCTCAGAAAAAACGCGAAGAGTTGTTAGACGCGGCTTCCATGTTCTCCGACGAGCTTACCGAAGCTATGCTGGAAGGCGAGCCTACCGTAGAACAGATCAAAACCGCGATTCGTAACGGTGCGATCGCTCTGAAGCTTACCCCTGTTTTCATGGGTTCCGCTTTCAAAAATAAGGGAGTACAAAAACTTCTGGATGGAGTCTTGGATTATCTCGCTTCTCCGGTGGACGTAGTCAACTCCGCTCTAGACATCAAAAACGAATCCGAAAAGATCGTCCTTCCCTCCGACAAGGACAAACCTCTCGTTTGCTTGGCATTCAAATTGGAAGACGGTCGTTACGGTCAGTTGACCTACGTTCGTATCTATCAGGGAAGAATCCAGAAAGGTATGACGATCTATAATATGTCGACCAACAAGAAACATAACGTTGGTCGCCTATGTCGTATGCACTCCGACGAAATGGAGGATATCGATTCCGCCGAAGCGGGAGACATTATCGCTCTCTTCGGTATCGATTGCGCTTCCGGGGATACCTTTACCGACGGAAAAATGAACGTTTCCATGGAGTCCATGTTCGTTCCCGCGCCGGTGATCTCCTTGACCATCGAAGCAAAAGAATCCAAGCATTTGAACAACCTGGCGAAAGCTCTTAACCGCTTCACCAAAGAAGACCCGACCTTCCAGACTCACGTGGATCAGGAATCCGGACAAACCATCATCAAAGGGATGGGAGAGCTTCACCTCGAAGTTTATATCGAGAGGATGAGACGCGAGTACGGTGTGGAACTCATCACCGGAGCTCCTCAGGTTGCGTATCGTGAAACCATCACCAACCGCGCGGATTTCGACTACACCCACAAGAAACAGACGGGTGGTCAGGGTCAATTCGGTCGTGTGGCCGGATTCATCGAGCCGATTCCTTTGGAAGAAGGAAAGGATTACGAATTCGTAAACAGTGTCGTGGGTGGTGCCATCCCTCGCGAATACATCTCCTCCGTGGACAAAGGCTTCAAGAGCTGTCTGGAAAGAGGTAGCATGATCGGATTCCCTATCATCGGGGTAAAACTGACCATCAACGACGGTTCCTACCACGATGTGGACTCTTCCGATATGGCATTCCAAATCGCAGGACGCTATGCATTCCGCCAAGGTTTCAGCAAGGCTTCTCCTCAGATTCTGGAGCCTATCATGAGAGTGGAAGTGGACGGCCCGGCTGAGTTCCAAGGTGCGATCCTCGCTTCCTTGAACCAAAGAAGGGGTATGATCCTGAATACCACCGAGCAAGACGGTTATTGTAAGGTAGAGGCGGAAGTTCCTCTGGCGGACATGTTCGGATACTCCACCGTTATCCGTTCCTCCACCCAAGGAAAAGCCGAGTTCTCCATGGAATTCTCTCGCTACGCTCCTGTTCCTAGAAACGTTGCGGAAGAATTGATGAAAAAATACAAACCGAACACCAAAGACGAAGATTAA
- the prmC gene encoding peptide chain release factor N(5)-glutamine methyltransferase, whose product MTDSADTVIQLLRKSEEFLKKKNIPSARLDAELLLADLLRIPRVKLYVDFERPLSSSEKDAYRERIVERSKSRPTAYIIGKKAFFDSEFLVNESVLIPRPETEELVAWVLEEFQDKESELQALDLCSGSGCIGISLAKARSKWSLSFSDLSREALEINGKNIQEILNTDRTLPLYQGDLFSSIPNENRFDLIVSNPPYIPESEKSSLMKDVADYEPHLALFVSDFEAFHSRILNEAKNYLKPNGFLYLETHPKYSNWLKEEALRQGYSEAISKKDLSGRDSFVRLKI is encoded by the coding sequence ATGACCGATTCCGCAGATACCGTAATCCAACTTCTCCGAAAATCGGAGGAATTCCTAAAAAAGAAAAATATCCCCTCCGCGCGTTTGGATGCGGAACTACTACTCGCGGATCTATTGCGGATTCCAAGAGTGAAGCTCTATGTGGATTTCGAAAGACCACTCTCCTCTTCCGAAAAGGACGCATATCGGGAAAGAATCGTAGAGAGATCCAAATCCCGTCCCACAGCATACATTATCGGAAAGAAAGCGTTCTTCGATTCAGAATTCTTAGTGAACGAGTCTGTGTTGATTCCGAGACCGGAAACGGAGGAGTTGGTGGCCTGGGTTCTGGAAGAATTCCAAGACAAGGAGTCCGAATTGCAGGCTCTAGACTTATGCTCCGGAAGCGGCTGCATAGGGATCAGTCTAGCAAAAGCAAGATCCAAATGGAGCCTTTCCTTTTCCGACCTTTCCCGAGAAGCCCTGGAAATCAACGGAAAGAATATTCAAGAAATATTAAATACGGATAGAACGTTACCACTCTACCAAGGGGATCTATTCTCTTCCATACCGAACGAAAACAGATTCGATCTGATCGTATCCAACCCTCCGTATATTCCCGAGTCGGAAAAATCTTCTCTAATGAAGGACGTAGCGGATTACGAACCTCATTTGGCCCTATTCGTATCGGATTTCGAAGCATTTCACAGCCGCATACTGAACGAGGCCAAAAATTACCTAAAACCTAACGGCTTCCTATACCTCGAGACCCATCCGAAATACTCAAATTGGTTAAAAGAAGAAGCTTTGCGGCAAGGTTACTCCGAAGCGATTTCGAAAAAGGACCTCTCAGGGAGAGATAGTTTCGTTAGACTGAAAATTTAG
- a CDS encoding amidohydrolase family protein encodes MEWEIVNSKAVTPKGIIENATIRIRDGKIASISAGIPKDSLPIRLNLGGLFVYPGFINAHDHLLGTYLPKVGTNRPYPNWLPWDNDLKSSVVYAERQQLEPEQLYFLGGYKNLISGVTSVLDHIPHFVQSPFLENFPVRILSRFTLAHSICSYSLGWGDGPEIEYARAKEGNLPFVTHISEGFDEESENAVQKLQSIGCLGENSVLVHGIAFDSEDVKAVAKAKANLVWSPESNLFLFGKTAPIRELLEAGVNVSLGTDSPMSGSLNLLGEIKSAREFYRKEYGEELDPKILFRMVTENPAKAFRISDELGSLEAGKIADLVVLSGEKDNAYDVLSSADLRSVRLVVRDGKPAYGDLSLKEFFDETGVEGREIKIAGTDKYLAGDPLGLIESVTRALGYKKDLAFFPVG; translated from the coding sequence ATGGAATGGGAAATCGTTAATTCTAAAGCGGTGACTCCGAAAGGAATCATAGAGAACGCGACTATCCGGATCCGCGACGGAAAGATCGCTTCGATCAGCGCAGGAATTCCCAAGGATTCTCTTCCCATCCGATTGAATCTGGGTGGGCTCTTCGTTTATCCCGGATTCATCAACGCTCACGATCATCTTCTAGGCACCTATCTTCCTAAAGTCGGAACCAACCGTCCTTATCCGAATTGGCTACCCTGGGATAACGATCTTAAATCCTCCGTCGTATACGCGGAGAGGCAGCAACTAGAGCCGGAACAATTGTATTTCTTAGGCGGATACAAGAATCTAATCAGCGGAGTCACTTCCGTTCTGGATCATATTCCTCATTTCGTCCAGTCCCCCTTCTTAGAGAATTTTCCGGTTCGGATCCTAAGCCGATTTACCCTGGCTCATAGCATTTGCTCCTACTCCCTCGGTTGGGGAGACGGCCCGGAAATCGAATACGCCCGAGCCAAGGAAGGAAATCTTCCTTTCGTCACGCATATTTCGGAAGGCTTCGACGAGGAGTCCGAAAATGCGGTCCAAAAACTGCAATCCATCGGTTGTTTAGGAGAGAATTCCGTACTCGTTCACGGGATCGCTTTCGATTCCGAAGACGTGAAAGCTGTGGCCAAGGCCAAAGCGAATCTAGTCTGGAGCCCGGAATCCAATCTATTCCTATTCGGAAAGACGGCCCCCATACGGGAATTATTGGAAGCCGGAGTCAACGTAAGCCTAGGCACGGATTCCCCCATGTCCGGATCCTTGAATCTTCTGGGAGAAATCAAGTCCGCTCGGGAATTTTATAGAAAGGAATACGGAGAAGAATTGGATCCTAAAATTCTTTTCAGAATGGTCACCGAAAATCCGGCCAAAGCATTCCGAATTTCGGATGAATTAGGAAGTTTGGAGGCGGGTAAAATCGCCGACCTAGTCGTTCTTTCCGGGGAGAAAGACAACGCTTACGATGTGCTATCCTCCGCGGATTTGCGTTCGGTGAGACTGGTAGTCAGAGACGGCAAGCCCGCATACGGCGACCTTTCTTTGAAGGAATTTTTTGACGAAACAGGTGTGGAAGGACGAGAAATTAAGATCGCCGGAACCGATAAATACCTTGCCGGGGATCCCCTAGGGTTGATAGAATCGGTAACCCGGGCCCTTGGTTACAAAAAGGATTTGGCATTTTTTCCCGTCGGGTAG
- a CDS encoding tetratricopeptide repeat protein, protein MAGPIIRNYKGGSIIYFEKDRSEDIYVLRQGRVVLTYTAIDTGYEVKEDVRLGEFFGVKSALGKYPREETAQVVGGATVLAFKLSDFETFVSEKTHLILKMMKVFSSQLRQVHKKLREILGQAEARNPAFELMNVAEVFYKNNNFEHAAYAFGKYLEHYPSGPYAGRATELQDLARKGTPYPINMPPLVYDAASTRMTQENLQNIMKPAAEKTNLGAGTDNSITSLYNRAHTFLNVGKFEEAAGIFKDLMVRNDFKYDSEKKLVDNALFQMGVCFLKLENLETASNTFSAYIKKHPSGESVKESLFHLAEIAEQQGDRQRAGMLFGKVALLPPERDSLSQKARQKAKELSA, encoded by the coding sequence TTGGCTGGGCCCATAATCCGAAATTATAAAGGCGGCTCCATTATATACTTCGAGAAAGATCGATCGGAGGATATCTATGTTCTCCGGCAGGGTCGCGTCGTATTAACGTACACCGCTATCGATACAGGTTACGAAGTAAAAGAAGATGTGCGCTTAGGCGAATTCTTCGGAGTCAAATCCGCTCTGGGAAAGTATCCTAGAGAAGAAACCGCACAGGTAGTAGGCGGCGCAACCGTGCTCGCGTTCAAACTTTCCGATTTCGAGACATTCGTTTCGGAAAAGACCCATCTCATTCTCAAAATGATGAAGGTGTTTTCTAGCCAGCTCAGGCAGGTTCACAAGAAATTGAGAGAGATTCTCGGTCAGGCGGAAGCCAGAAACCCCGCCTTCGAGCTCATGAACGTGGCGGAAGTTTTCTATAAGAATAATAACTTCGAACACGCCGCCTATGCTTTCGGCAAATACTTGGAACATTATCCAAGCGGACCCTACGCGGGGAGAGCGACGGAACTCCAGGACCTGGCAAGAAAAGGGACTCCTTACCCGATCAATATGCCTCCTTTGGTTTACGACGCCGCTTCCACTCGTATGACCCAGGAAAATTTGCAGAATATCATGAAACCGGCTGCGGAGAAGACGAACCTAGGAGCGGGAACGGACAACTCCATCACTTCGCTTTACAATCGCGCCCACACTTTCCTAAATGTGGGCAAGTTCGAGGAAGCTGCCGGTATCTTTAAGGACCTGATGGTCCGAAACGACTTCAAGTACGATAGCGAGAAAAAGCTGGTGGATAACGCTCTTTTCCAAATGGGAGTTTGCTTCCTGAAACTGGAAAATCTGGAGACTGCGAGCAATACATTCTCCGCTTATATCAAGAAGCATCCTTCCGGAGAATCGGTCAAAGAGTCCTTATTCCATCTGGCAGAAATCGCCGAGCAACAAGGAGATCGCCAAAGAGCGGGCATGCTCTTCGGAAAAGTAGCCCTTCTCCCTCCGGAAAGAGACAGCCTTTCTCAGAAGGCCCGCCAGAAAGCCAAGGAGCTAAGCGCTTAA
- a CDS encoding DsbA family oxidoreductase — protein METSVTIYSDVVCPWCYIGKRRLEKAIQSWESRHPEDKILVSWKPFQLNPDLPEKGEDRESHMTRKFGSLERVKMMTQRVSDIAKEDGLEFSNIVQGHQPNTLILHALIRKARNYGKEAQLAEIFFRNFFSDGKNLSDDSSVREALKEAGIPETELDSVRQDSELLSRIETEENEGKIMGVTGVPFYVFNEKYAVSGAQSPDLFLEVFEKLRTEA, from the coding sequence TTGGAAACGAGTGTTACTATTTATTCGGACGTAGTCTGTCCTTGGTGTTATATCGGAAAAAGGAGATTGGAGAAGGCCATCCAATCCTGGGAGTCTCGGCACCCGGAAGACAAGATTCTGGTTAGTTGGAAACCTTTTCAACTGAATCCGGATCTTCCGGAAAAGGGAGAAGATCGCGAATCCCATATGACTAGAAAATTCGGATCCTTGGAAAGGGTCAAAATGATGACCCAAAGGGTCTCCGATATCGCCAAAGAGGACGGATTAGAATTTTCGAATATAGTCCAGGGCCATCAGCCAAATACCCTGATACTTCATGCTCTCATTCGTAAGGCCAGAAATTACGGGAAAGAGGCGCAACTCGCCGAAATATTCTTCCGGAATTTTTTCTCGGATGGAAAGAATCTTTCCGACGATTCCTCGGTTCGAGAAGCCTTAAAGGAAGCGGGAATTCCCGAGACGGAATTGGATTCGGTGAGACAGGACTCGGAACTTCTTTCTAGAATAGAAACGGAAGAGAACGAGGGAAAGATCATGGGCGTGACAGGAGTTCCTTTTTACGTATTTAACGAGAAATACGCGGTTTCCGGGGCCCAAAGTCCGGATCTATTTCTGGAAGTCTTCGAGAAATTAAGAACCGAGGCTTAA
- a CDS encoding LIC_10271 family cell wall hydrolase translates to MRRRVRIHLIYLPILLLPVSLIFPGTPPKTHTVQPKETAFSISQKYKLDWRILLEWNGKKESEGLKVGEKLKLPPDPSRIRELPESSEQATGQNFSGRFHSPLKKLPPVALPYSSLSYFPNKGVLFKASRHKDVHSVSGGKVVVLDQMDGYRKYIILEHRGGFSSVYANLGSVSVKEGEIVKPGEPIGELEEGKGLYLQVNQGTKAIDPISFLKR, encoded by the coding sequence ATGCGGAGAAGAGTCCGAATCCATCTAATCTATTTGCCGATTCTCCTCCTCCCCGTTTCCTTAATTTTCCCGGGGACGCCGCCTAAAACGCATACGGTGCAACCCAAGGAGACCGCCTTCTCCATATCCCAAAAGTATAAATTGGATTGGAGAATCCTATTAGAATGGAACGGCAAAAAGGAATCCGAAGGACTCAAAGTGGGAGAAAAGCTCAAGTTACCTCCCGACCCTTCCCGAATCAGAGAATTACCGGAGTCTTCCGAGCAGGCGACAGGGCAGAATTTTTCTGGGAGATTCCATTCTCCTCTCAAGAAACTTCCTCCCGTGGCTCTTCCTTATTCTAGCCTATCGTATTTTCCGAATAAAGGCGTACTGTTCAAAGCCAGTCGACATAAGGATGTGCATTCCGTTTCCGGGGGAAAGGTAGTTGTACTGGACCAAATGGACGGTTATAGGAAATATATTATTTTAGAGCATCGAGGCGGATTCTCCAGCGTTTACGCCAATTTAGGTTCCGTATCCGTAAAGGAAGGGGAGATCGTTAAACCGGGAGAGCCGATCGGAGAGTTGGAAGAGGGTAAGGGACTCTATCTTCAGGTCAACCAAGGTACCAAAGCGATCGATCCGATATCGTTTCTTAAACGCTAA
- a CDS encoding TlpA family protein disulfide reductase — MNKNLRTTLQYSGALALLLAATFFLAWFRALDTQPVLSLDGKDFRSPIGAKADIKGKTTVVYFWATWCEVCNTNLPLVNWYASFLKDKKGFAFISVEEGDNAVALKDYLDKQTVEFPILLGNPMLLRDWSVRGYPTFYILDGNGKVRFAEAGIMSPFGIFLRLFWARIFWP, encoded by the coding sequence ATGAATAAGAATCTGAGAACAACGCTGCAATATTCGGGAGCCTTGGCTCTGCTTCTTGCTGCGACGTTTTTTCTGGCTTGGTTTCGTGCGCTGGATACCCAGCCGGTTCTGAGTTTGGACGGTAAGGATTTCCGTAGTCCCATAGGAGCGAAGGCGGATATCAAAGGCAAAACAACCGTCGTATATTTTTGGGCGACTTGGTGCGAGGTCTGCAATACCAATCTTCCTTTGGTAAATTGGTACGCTAGTTTCCTCAAAGATAAGAAAGGATTCGCGTTCATCAGTGTGGAAGAGGGGGATAACGCAGTCGCCTTAAAGGATTATCTGGACAAACAAACGGTAGAGTTTCCGATCCTTCTAGGAAATCCGATGCTTCTACGGGACTGGAGCGTGAGAGGATATCCTACATTCTATATCCTGGACGGAAACGGAAAGGTCCGTTTCGCAGAGGCCGGGATCATGAGCCCTTTCGGTATCTTCCTGCGTCTGTTTTGGGCGAGAATTTTCTGGCCTTAA
- a CDS encoding potassium transporter TrkG → MAPLKFIKRNVNRIARAFLLLSVARILCLAFAGAILLGSFLIYASEAGRISYADSFYIAASAICVTGLSTVPISELLFSTQVIIMALFQIGGLGIITFTVLVGILVVRGLSRSTRIAAFVFEAIDSHESDDGKTKKAHYVRRILLSILNISISIELLGAVLLYFTMPEDLRGLPGEPNRIFLSLFTAVSAFNNAGFSLVDDVSFLSSEPLAMLVIESLVVMGGIGFPVILFFEKTLLEAFRNVMNRIEVAMETYLMSRALEEGKEPSWLYLLLIRLSFWAEERLALYRQALHGESNRIQMKLLLYGTIILVHVGGLGVLLSEWDNPDTIGKLPFIDKLFNSFFLSVSSRTAGFSTFDLSEIRSPTYVLICSLMFVGGGPQGAAGGIKITTFVILLTYLRNVINPQARVSIMGEEISKNSIAISTRIYFLATISIVFFMLCITIANGHRHGIEDIFFEVMSAFGTVGLSKGLTPYITGVEKFLYPCIMYVGRVGVFTLLIAFTGHSGLGSLGGKDDGVKIQVG, encoded by the coding sequence ATGGCTCCACTCAAATTTATTAAACGTAATGTAAATCGGATCGCGAGAGCCTTTCTATTGCTATCGGTGGCAAGGATCCTTTGCCTCGCCTTCGCAGGAGCGATCCTCTTAGGGTCATTCCTAATCTACGCTTCCGAAGCCGGAAGGATCAGTTACGCGGATTCCTTTTATATTGCGGCCTCGGCCATATGCGTTACGGGACTTTCGACGGTTCCCATCAGCGAATTACTATTTTCCACACAAGTGATTATTATGGCCCTTTTCCAAATCGGAGGCCTAGGGATCATCACCTTTACCGTTCTTGTGGGGATTCTGGTGGTAAGGGGCTTATCCAGGAGTACCCGTATAGCGGCCTTCGTGTTCGAGGCGATCGATTCCCACGAGTCCGACGACGGAAAGACCAAGAAGGCGCATTACGTACGTAGGATTCTATTATCGATTCTGAATATATCGATCTCCATAGAATTGTTGGGAGCCGTTTTACTTTATTTCACTATGCCAGAGGATCTGAGAGGCCTTCCTGGAGAACCGAATCGGATTTTTTTGAGCTTATTTACCGCAGTTTCCGCTTTTAATAACGCCGGCTTTTCCTTGGTGGACGATGTGAGTTTTCTATCTTCCGAACCTTTGGCCATGCTCGTAATAGAGAGTCTGGTGGTAATGGGAGGTATCGGATTTCCGGTCATTCTATTCTTCGAAAAGACTCTCTTGGAGGCCTTCCGAAACGTGATGAACCGGATAGAAGTCGCCATGGAAACATATCTCATGTCCCGGGCCTTGGAGGAAGGAAAGGAACCTTCCTGGTTATATTTGCTATTGATCCGGCTTTCGTTCTGGGCGGAAGAAAGATTGGCTCTTTATCGTCAGGCTCTACACGGAGAATCTAATCGGATTCAGATGAAGCTATTGCTTTACGGAACTATAATATTGGTTCACGTGGGCGGCCTCGGGGTCCTCTTGTCGGAATGGGATAATCCAGATACGATCGGAAAACTTCCTTTCATAGACAAACTTTTCAATTCTTTCTTCTTGTCCGTATCTTCCAGAACGGCGGGGTTCAGTACTTTCGATCTTTCTGAAATTCGGAGTCCGACTTACGTATTGATTTGCTCCCTGATGTTCGTAGGGGGAGGTCCCCAGGGAGCAGCCGGGGGGATCAAGATAACCACTTTCGTCATTCTCCTGACCTATCTGAGAAACGTGATTAATCCTCAGGCTCGCGTTAGCATTATGGGGGAAGAGATCTCCAAGAATTCGATCGCCATCTCCACACGTATTTACTTCCTGGCCACGATCTCGATCGTATTCTTCATGCTATGTATCACGATTGCGAACGGACATAGGCACGGGATCGAGGATATCTTTTTCGAAGTCATGTCCGCTTTCGGAACGGTCGGACTTTCCAAGGGTTTGACTCCTTATATTACGGGAGTAGAGAAGTTTCTCTACCCTTGCATCATGTACGTAGGTAGAGTCGGAGTCTTTACGCTGCTCATCGCATTTACCGGGCATTCCGGTCTGGGCAGCCTGGGAGGTAAGGACGACGGAGTGAAGATACAAGTCGGATAG
- a CDS encoding decaprenyl-phosphate phosphoribosyltransferase, which produces MLFAYVKLLRPHQWIKNIILFAGIIFGKKLGDLESVEKAIYAFFLFSLTASCQYVVNDYLDRKEDALHPEKKHRPLASGAISPTIALLLTAVLLSATLILSFRLQPAFFALTTGYLLFNFVYSSFLKHMVILDVMSISIGFVVRAIAGSIVVGVSFSSWLLLCTFMLALYWGFGKRRGELIILEDGGKGHRKILEEYSVNFLDLMMGIVATMTLVTYVMYVTSPTTIENLGTDKMVYTIPIVVYAIFRSLYIIYIKNMGHNPTKAILTDVGVLVAGFLWLLLVVWIMYSGPGQSLPIHF; this is translated from the coding sequence ATGCTGTTCGCTTATGTAAAACTTTTGAGACCCCACCAATGGATCAAAAATATCATCCTTTTTGCGGGCATCATTTTCGGGAAGAAGCTGGGCGATTTAGAATCGGTCGAAAAGGCGATTTACGCTTTTTTCCTTTTTTCCCTAACTGCAAGTTGCCAGTACGTGGTGAACGATTATCTGGATCGGAAAGAGGACGCTCTCCATCCCGAAAAAAAACACAGACCTCTCGCATCCGGAGCGATATCTCCCACGATCGCTTTACTTCTAACGGCCGTTCTGCTTTCCGCGACTTTAATACTTTCCTTTCGCTTGCAACCCGCATTCTTCGCGCTTACGACCGGATACCTTCTTTTTAATTTCGTATATAGTTCTTTTCTGAAGCATATGGTGATTTTGGATGTGATGAGCATCTCCATCGGATTCGTCGTCCGGGCAATCGCGGGTTCCATCGTCGTCGGTGTGAGTTTCTCTTCTTGGTTGCTTCTTTGTACTTTTATGCTGGCTCTGTACTGGGGCTTCGGAAAGAGAAGGGGAGAATTGATCATCCTAGAAGACGGCGGCAAAGGCCATCGCAAGATTTTGGAAGAATACTCGGTCAACTTCCTGGACCTGATGATGGGAATCGTCGCCACCATGACTCTGGTGACTTACGTCATGTATGTAACTAGTCCTACTACCATAGAAAATCTGGGAACCGACAAGATGGTGTATACGATTCCGATAGTGGTGTATGCGATCTTCCGTTCTTTGTATATTATCTATATCAAGAACATGGGCCATAATCCTACGAAAGCGATTCTCACCGACGTAGGTGTCCTTGTGGCGGGATTTTTGTGGCTTTTACTGGTGGTCTGGATCATGTATTCGGGTCCGGGACAAAGTCTTCCCATCCATTTCTAG